One window of Kosakonia cowanii JCM 10956 = DSM 18146 genomic DNA carries:
- the fes gene encoding enterochelin esterase, translated as MTSTTGSDAWWASKQGPEWVKTADGRYEVTFWWRDPAGSEQTSRLRRVWIYITGVTDHHQQAQPQSLARIAGSDIWCWKTTLEAGWRGSYCLIPSEQDNDFADTVFASMPPDRAALREGWRKLLPRAIADPLNAQSWRGGRGHPVSALEMPGAPPQPGWQATDTAFTPPHLLHWQSPRLQNRRRVWVYATGEAQGAERPLAILLDGQFWAESMPVWPALAALTNARQLPPAVYVLIDAIDNAQRSQELPCNADFWLAVQEELLPQVREIAPFSDRADRTVVAGQSFGGLSALYAALHWPTRFGCVLSQSGSYWWPHRGGEGEGLLIQQLKQGEIGPQGLRIVLEAGVREPLIFRTNQTLLSLLQQTQQRVFWRQVDGGHDALCWRGGLTAGLITLWQPL; from the coding sequence GTGACGTCAACGACGGGAAGCGATGCCTGGTGGGCGTCAAAACAGGGGCCGGAGTGGGTTAAAACCGCCGACGGGCGCTATGAAGTGACCTTCTGGTGGCGCGATCCGGCGGGGTCTGAGCAGACTTCGCGCCTGCGCCGGGTCTGGATTTACATCACTGGTGTTACCGATCACCATCAACAAGCGCAGCCGCAATCACTGGCACGCATCGCCGGAAGCGATATCTGGTGCTGGAAAACCACCCTCGAAGCGGGCTGGCGCGGCAGCTACTGCCTGATCCCCTCTGAGCAGGATAACGATTTCGCCGATACCGTTTTCGCCAGCATGCCGCCGGATCGCGCGGCGCTGCGTGAAGGGTGGCGCAAACTGCTGCCGCGCGCGATTGCCGACCCGCTCAATGCGCAAAGCTGGCGCGGCGGACGCGGGCATCCGGTCTCGGCGCTGGAGATGCCCGGCGCACCGCCTCAGCCCGGCTGGCAGGCAACCGATACCGCTTTTACCCCTCCTCATCTGTTGCACTGGCAGAGCCCGCGGCTGCAAAACCGCCGCCGCGTCTGGGTCTATGCCACCGGCGAGGCGCAGGGTGCTGAACGACCGCTGGCGATCCTGCTCGACGGTCAGTTCTGGGCCGAAAGCATGCCGGTGTGGCCTGCGCTGGCGGCGCTGACCAATGCCCGCCAGTTGCCGCCCGCGGTCTATGTGCTGATTGACGCCATCGATAATGCTCAGCGCAGCCAGGAACTGCCCTGTAATGCCGATTTCTGGCTGGCGGTGCAGGAGGAACTCTTGCCGCAGGTACGCGAAATTGCGCCCTTCAGCGATCGCGCCGATCGCACGGTGGTGGCGGGGCAGAGTTTCGGCGGGCTTTCGGCGCTCTATGCCGCTCTGCACTGGCCGACGCGCTTTGGCTGCGTGCTGAGCCAGTCCGGCTCTTACTGGTGGCCACATCGCGGCGGCGAGGGTGAAGGGCTGCTTATCCAACAACTCAAACAGGGTGAAATAGGCCCGCAGGGGCTGCGCATCGTGCTTGAAGCCGGGGTGCGCGAGCCGCTGATTTTTCGCACCAACCAGACCCTTTTATCCCTTTTACAACAGACACAGCAGCGGGTTTTCTGGCGTCAGGTTGACGGCGGACATGATGCGCTTTGCTGGCGAGGCGGGCTGACGGCGGGGTTAATTACCCTCTGGCAGCCGCTGTAA
- a CDS encoding TonB-dependent siderophore receptor encodes MNKKMKSLTLLVNLGIYGAAMPVMAADEKSSDASSADTIVVTAAQQNLQAPGVSTITADQIRKNPPARDVSEIIRKMPGVNLTGNATSGQRGNNRQIDIRGMGPENTLILVDGKPVTSRNSVRLGWRGERDSRGDTSWVPAEMIERIEVIRGPAAVRYGNGAAGGVVNIITKKDSAQEWHGSWNAYVNAPEHKAEGATKRTDFSLSGPLGDDVSFRLYGNLAKTQADAWDINRDHQSERTGIYANTLAAGREGSINKDINGVVRWDFAPMQSLEFQAGYSRQGNLYAGDTQNTNNDSSSNNYVRENYGKETNRLYRQNYSVTWNGGWDNGITTSNWIQYEHTRNSRLGEGLAGGLEGLFNSNKFTDIDLSDVMLHNEVNLPLDLLVNQTLTLGTEWNQQRMKDLASNTQAFQGGAISGLSSTNRSPYSSADIYSIFAEDNMELTDSTMLTPALRFDHHTIVGDNWSPSLNLSQGLGDDFTLKMGIGRAYKAPSLYQTNPNYILYSKGQGCYASGNGVGCYMMGNDDLKAETSINKEIGLEFKHDDWLAGVTWFRNDYRNKIEAGYSPMAQTAAGATKTDIYQWENVPKAVVEGLEGTLNVPVSETVAWSNNFTYMLQSKNKTTGERLSIIPAYTLNSTLSWQVTQDVSLQSTFTWYGKQQPKKYDYKGQRVTGSATNEVSPYSIVGLSGTWDVNKNVSLTAGVDNVFDKRHWRAGNAQSTGGTTGYMYGAGAETYNESGRTWFMGINTHF; translated from the coding sequence ATGAATAAGAAGATGAAATCCCTGACCTTGCTGGTCAACCTCGGGATCTACGGCGCGGCAATGCCCGTGATGGCGGCGGATGAGAAGAGCAGCGACGCCAGCAGCGCGGACACTATCGTCGTCACGGCGGCACAGCAAAACCTCCAGGCACCCGGCGTGTCGACCATCACCGCCGATCAAATTCGTAAGAACCCGCCAGCCCGTGATGTGTCGGAGATTATCCGCAAGATGCCGGGCGTTAACTTAACCGGCAACGCCACCAGCGGCCAGCGGGGCAACAACCGCCAGATCGACATTCGCGGTATGGGCCCGGAAAACACCCTGATCCTGGTGGATGGCAAACCGGTCACCAGCCGTAACTCGGTGCGCTTAGGCTGGCGCGGCGAGCGTGACAGCCGCGGCGACACCAGTTGGGTGCCGGCAGAGATGATTGAGCGTATCGAAGTGATCCGCGGCCCGGCGGCCGTGCGTTACGGTAACGGCGCGGCGGGCGGTGTGGTGAATATCATCACCAAAAAAGATAGCGCCCAGGAGTGGCATGGGTCATGGAACGCCTACGTCAACGCGCCGGAGCATAAAGCGGAAGGTGCCACCAAACGCACCGACTTTAGCCTCAGCGGCCCGCTGGGCGATGATGTCAGCTTCCGCCTCTATGGCAACCTGGCGAAAACCCAGGCCGATGCGTGGGATATCAACCGCGATCACCAGTCTGAACGCACCGGGATTTACGCCAATACCCTTGCCGCCGGGCGCGAAGGCTCAATCAATAAAGATATTAATGGTGTGGTGCGCTGGGATTTCGCGCCGATGCAGTCGCTGGAGTTCCAGGCGGGCTACAGCCGCCAGGGCAACCTCTACGCGGGTGATACGCAAAACACCAACAACGACAGCAGCAGCAATAACTACGTGCGCGAGAACTACGGTAAAGAGACCAACCGTCTCTATCGCCAGAACTACTCCGTCACCTGGAATGGCGGCTGGGATAACGGGATCACCACCAGCAACTGGATCCAGTATGAGCACACGCGCAACTCGCGTCTGGGCGAAGGACTGGCGGGCGGGCTGGAAGGGCTGTTCAACAGTAATAAATTCACCGATATCGACCTCTCCGATGTGATGCTGCACAACGAGGTGAACCTACCGCTGGATCTGCTGGTTAACCAGACCCTGACACTGGGTACCGAATGGAACCAGCAGCGGATGAAAGATCTCGCCTCTAATACCCAGGCCTTCCAGGGCGGGGCGATTAGCGGGCTGAGCAGCACCAACCGCAGCCCCTACTCCAGCGCCGACATCTACTCTATTTTTGCCGAAGACAATATGGAGCTGACCGACAGCACCATGCTGACCCCGGCGCTGCGTTTCGATCATCACACCATTGTTGGTGATAACTGGAGCCCGTCGCTGAACCTCTCGCAGGGATTAGGCGACGATTTTACCCTGAAAATGGGCATTGGCCGCGCGTATAAAGCGCCGAGCCTCTACCAGACCAACCCGAACTACATTCTCTACAGCAAGGGCCAGGGGTGCTACGCCAGCGGCAACGGCGTCGGTTGTTACATGATGGGTAATGACGATCTGAAAGCGGAGACCAGTATCAATAAAGAGATTGGTCTTGAGTTCAAACATGATGACTGGCTGGCCGGTGTGACCTGGTTCCGTAACGATTACCGCAATAAGATTGAAGCGGGCTACTCCCCGATGGCGCAAACGGCGGCGGGCGCGACCAAAACCGATATCTACCAGTGGGAAAATGTGCCGAAAGCGGTGGTTGAGGGGCTGGAGGGTACGCTGAACGTGCCGGTTTCTGAAACGGTGGCCTGGAGCAACAACTTCACCTATATGCTACAAAGCAAGAACAAAACCACCGGCGAGCGGCTCTCCATTATTCCGGCCTATACGCTTAACTCGACGCTGAGCTGGCAGGTGACGCAGGATGTTTCTCTGCAATCGACCTTTACCTGGTACGGAAAGCAGCAGCCGAAGAAGTATGACTACAAAGGCCAGCGCGTGACCGGGTCAGCGACGAACGAAGTGAGCCCTTACAGCATTGTGGGACTCAGCG
- the fepD gene encoding Fe(3+)-siderophore ABC transporter permease — MSFSASPARVLVLVGLLILLIFAAALSLFIGAKPMPAAVISDALFGACHSADCTIIRDARLPRTLAGLLAGGALGLAGALMQTLTRNPLADPGLLGVNAGASFAIVLGAALLGATTPTEQLLFAFCGAFAASLLVAFTGSQGGGQLSPVRLTLAGVALTAVLDGLSSGISLLNADVYDQLRFWQAGSLDIRTLATLRVVLIPVLLAAGVALMLSRALNSLSLGSDTATALGSKVARTQLLGLLAITVLCGSATAVVGPIAFIGLMMPHLARGLVGADHRWSLPVTLIATPALLLFADIIGRVIVPGELRVSVVSAFIGAPMLILLVRRARGGGL; from the coding sequence ATGTCGTTTTCTGCTTCCCCGGCGCGCGTATTGGTTCTCGTCGGGCTATTGATACTGCTTATATTTGCTGCGGCACTGAGCCTGTTTATTGGCGCAAAACCGATGCCTGCCGCGGTCATCTCCGACGCCCTTTTTGGCGCTTGCCACAGCGCAGATTGCACCATCATTCGCGATGCGCGCCTGCCGCGCACGCTGGCAGGCTTACTCGCCGGCGGCGCGCTTGGCCTTGCCGGTGCGCTGATGCAAACCCTGACGCGCAACCCGCTGGCTGACCCGGGCCTTTTAGGCGTCAATGCGGGCGCCAGTTTCGCCATTGTGCTCGGCGCCGCGCTGCTGGGCGCGACCACGCCAACGGAGCAGCTGCTGTTCGCCTTTTGCGGCGCATTCGCCGCCTCGCTGCTGGTGGCGTTTACCGGCAGCCAGGGCGGTGGGCAGCTTAGCCCGGTGCGCTTAACACTCGCGGGCGTGGCGCTCACCGCCGTGCTCGACGGACTCTCCAGCGGCATTTCGCTGCTCAATGCTGATGTCTACGATCAGCTGCGTTTCTGGCAGGCCGGTTCCCTTGATATTCGTACGCTGGCAACCCTGCGCGTGGTGCTGATCCCGGTGCTGCTGGCGGCGGGCGTCGCCTTGATGTTGAGCCGCGCACTTAACAGCCTGAGCCTCGGCAGCGATACGGCGACGGCGCTCGGCAGCAAAGTGGCGCGCACCCAGTTGCTGGGTTTACTGGCGATAACCGTGCTCTGCGGCAGCGCCACGGCGGTCGTCGGCCCAATCGCCTTTATCGGTCTGATGATGCCCCACCTGGCGCGCGGGCTGGTTGGGGCCGATCACCGCTGGTCGCTTCCTGTCACGTTAATTGCCACCCCTGCTCTGCTGCTGTTTGCCGATATCATTGGCCGTGTGATCGTGCCGGGCGAGCTGCGCGTTTCGGTCGTGAGCGCCTTTATCGGCGCGCCGATGCTGATCCTGCTGGTGCGCCGCGCGCGCGGAGGCGGCTTATGA
- the fepC gene encoding iron-enterobactin ABC transporter ATP-binding protein yields MSALSPRLRGEALTLGYGKKVIAEKLSVAIPDGHFTAIIGPNGCGKSTLLRTLSRLMTPSEGHVYLDGEQIQRFASKEVARRIGLLAQNATTPGDITVQELVARGRYPHQPLFTRWRKEDDEAVKRAMKATGVESLAQQSVDTLSGGQRQRAWIAMVLAQETAIMLLDEPTTWLDISYQIDLLELLSELNREQGYTLAAVLHDLNQACRYATHLIALRDGKIVAQGAPKEIVTAGLIEEVYGLRCMIIDDPVAHTPLVVPLGRSG; encoded by the coding sequence ATGAGCGCCTTATCTCCCCGTCTGCGCGGCGAAGCGTTAACCCTGGGCTACGGCAAAAAAGTGATTGCCGAGAAGCTGAGCGTCGCCATTCCGGATGGCCATTTCACCGCCATCATCGGCCCGAATGGCTGCGGGAAGTCGACCCTTTTACGCACCCTCAGCCGCCTGATGACGCCGAGCGAAGGGCACGTTTACCTTGATGGCGAGCAGATCCAGCGCTTTGCCAGCAAAGAGGTGGCGCGGCGCATTGGTCTGCTGGCGCAGAACGCTACCACGCCTGGCGATATTACGGTGCAGGAGCTGGTGGCGCGCGGGCGTTACCCGCATCAGCCGCTCTTTACCCGCTGGCGCAAAGAGGATGACGAAGCGGTGAAGCGGGCGATGAAAGCCACGGGCGTGGAGAGCCTGGCGCAGCAGAGCGTCGATACGCTCTCCGGCGGGCAGCGCCAGCGGGCGTGGATCGCCATGGTGCTGGCACAGGAGACGGCGATTATGCTGCTTGATGAGCCGACTACCTGGCTTGATATCAGCTATCAAATCGATCTGCTGGAGCTGCTCAGCGAACTGAATCGCGAGCAGGGGTATACGCTGGCGGCGGTGCTGCATGATTTGAATCAGGCATGCCGTTACGCCACCCATTTGATTGCGCTGCGCGACGGGAAGATTGTGGCGCAGGGCGCACCGAAAGAGATTGTCACCGCCGGGTTGATCGAGGAGGTGTACGGGCTGCGCTGCATGATCATTGATGATCCGGTAGCGCATACCCCATTGGTGGTGCCGCTGGGGCGCAGCGGTTGA
- a CDS encoding MbtH family protein: MEFTNPFDHPQGRFYILQNSAQQCSLWPAQCALPAGWRVICEPQSQADCNNWLAAHWQSLTPAHYAHPHAQ; the protein is encoded by the coding sequence ATGGAGTTCACCAACCCCTTCGATCATCCGCAAGGGCGGTTTTATATTCTGCAAAACAGCGCGCAGCAGTGCAGTTTGTGGCCCGCGCAGTGCGCACTGCCCGCAGGCTGGCGCGTCATCTGCGAGCCGCAATCGCAGGCGGACTGTAACAACTGGCTGGCCGCACACTGGCAGAGCTTAACCCCGGCGCACTATGCGCACCCCCACGCGCAATAA
- the fepG gene encoding iron-enterobactin ABC transporter permease, with protein MIAPSRRLVASCLLMVIAALLLAAWGLRSGTVMLTFTQVFDALSGAAPRAMQLVVMEWRLPRVLMALVVGAALGVSGAIFQSLMRNPLGSPDVMGFNTGAWSGVLVAMVLFGQHLTAIALAAMAGGILTSLLVWLLAWRNGIETFRLIIVGIGIRAMLVAFNTWLLLKASLETALSAGLWNAGSLNGLTWAKTLPSVPIMLAMFFFAALLARRMRLLEMGDDSACALGVNVERSRLLLMLVAVALTAAATALAGPISFIALVAPHIARRLSGTARWGLTQSTLCGALLLLLADMIAQRGFTPYQLPVGVVTVSLGGIYLIALLIQESRNK; from the coding sequence ATGATCGCTCCCTCCCGCCGTTTAGTGGCCAGTTGCCTGCTGATGGTTATCGCCGCCCTGCTGCTCGCAGCCTGGGGGTTGCGCAGCGGTACGGTGATGCTCACCTTCACGCAGGTTTTCGACGCGCTAAGCGGTGCTGCGCCGCGCGCAATGCAGCTGGTGGTGATGGAGTGGCGCTTGCCGCGAGTGTTAATGGCGCTGGTGGTTGGCGCGGCGCTTGGCGTCAGCGGCGCGATTTTCCAGTCGCTGATGCGTAACCCGCTCGGCAGCCCGGATGTCATGGGCTTTAACACCGGTGCCTGGAGCGGTGTGCTGGTGGCGATGGTGCTGTTTGGCCAGCATCTGACGGCGATTGCGCTGGCAGCGATGGCGGGCGGCATCCTTACCTCGCTGCTGGTGTGGCTGCTGGCCTGGCGCAACGGCATTGAAACCTTCCGCCTGATTATTGTCGGCATTGGCATACGCGCGATGCTGGTGGCCTTCAACACCTGGCTGCTGCTGAAAGCGTCGCTTGAAACGGCGCTCTCCGCCGGGCTGTGGAACGCCGGATCGCTCAATGGCCTGACGTGGGCGAAAACGCTGCCGTCGGTGCCGATTATGCTGGCGATGTTTTTTTTCGCCGCCCTGCTGGCACGGCGCATGCGGCTGCTGGAGATGGGCGACGACAGCGCCTGCGCGCTGGGCGTCAACGTTGAGCGCTCGCGTTTGCTGCTGATGCTGGTAGCGGTGGCGCTGACCGCAGCCGCCACGGCGCTTGCTGGCCCCATCTCCTTTATCGCACTGGTGGCACCGCATATTGCCCGCCGCCTGAGCGGCACGGCGCGCTGGGGGTTAACCCAGTCGACGCTCTGCGGCGCGCTGCTGCTGCTGCTGGCGGATATGATCGCCCAGCGCGGCTTTACGCCTTACCAGCTACCGGTTGGCGTGGTCACCGTCAGCCTCGGCGGTATTTACCTTATCGCCTTGTTAATTCAGGAGTCCCGAAACAAATGA
- the entF gene encoding enterobactin non-ribosomal peptide synthetase EntF, which yields MSERLPLVAAQPGIWMAEKLSSLPNAWSVAHYVELEGDIDAVQLSEAIVTGLMQADTLRMRFTEDNGEVWQSVDETLTFAAPAIADLRQQGDSHSAALALMQADLAQNLRVESGKPLVHHQLMRVGERRWYWYQRYHHLLVDGFSFPAITRQIAAIYTAWQRGEPTPASPFTPFAEVVEEYQRYQSSDAFTRDAAFWAEQRRALPPPVSLSSEPLPGRAATTDILRLNVALESAAFRRLSQAMANTTPADLALALVALWLGRLCGRTDYAAGFIFMRRMGSAALTATGPVLNVLPMGIHLDGTQTLPELASDLARTLKTMRRHQRYDAEQIVRDAGRAAGSEPLFGPVLNVKLFDYQLRLDGIQGITHTLATGPVNDLEIAIFPDEAGGLSLEVLANRSRYDEATLNTHVARLAQLLQQFADNPALRCGDAELLTAKEAEQLSQINATAVSLPATTLSELVAQQAAKTPDAPALSDARWRFSYREMREQVVALANQLRALGVQPGDSVAVALPRSVFLTLALHGIVEAGAAWLPLDTGYPDDRLRMMLEDARPRLLITTDDQYARFADIPGLAHFCYDAPLESNGAETLNLARPEQTAYIIFTSGSTGRPKGVMVGHTAIVNRLLWMQAAYPLSANDVVAQKTPCSFDVSVWEFWWPFIAGASLVMAEPEAHRDPQALQAFFAEAGVTTTHFVPSMLAAFVASLTPESAQQSCRTLKQVFCSGEALPADLCREWEALTGVALHNLYGPTEAAVDVSFYPAYGETLAQVRGNSVPIGYPVWNTGLRILDAMMRPVPFGVAGDLYLTGIQLAQGYLGRPDLTASRFIADPFAPGERMYRTGDVARWLESGAVEYLGRSDDQLKIRGQRIELGEIDRAMLALPDIAQAVAHACVFNQAAASGGDARQLVGYLVSSSAQQLDTAALLEQLRAQLPAHMVPVLLMQVSALPLSANGKLDRKALPLPALQAEQGGRPLNAGMETQVAQAFAALLGCEVNDAQADFFALGGHSLLAMRLAAQLSRQCDRQVTPGQIMVAPTVEKLAALLEQPLSNEQAGRLGLEAVLPLRESAGPTLFCFHPASGFAWQFSVLARYLAPRWSITGIQSPRPDGPLQQAATLDEACDQQLATLLAQQPHGPYYLFGYSLGGTLAHSIAARLRQRGEEVAFLGLLDTWPPETQNWAEKEANGLDPAVLAEIEHERQAFLAAQQGQASTELFSQIEGNYADAVRLLTTAHSVPFDGKATLFVAERTLPPGTDPQRAWAPWVRELAVYRQDCAHVDIISPQAFGQIGPVLRELLER from the coding sequence ATGAGCGAACGTTTACCGCTGGTCGCGGCCCAGCCGGGGATCTGGATGGCAGAAAAACTCTCCTCGCTGCCCAATGCCTGGAGCGTGGCGCACTATGTTGAGCTTGAGGGCGATATCGATGCCGTGCAGCTCAGCGAGGCGATTGTCACTGGCCTGATGCAGGCTGACACGCTGCGCATGCGTTTTACTGAAGATAACGGCGAAGTGTGGCAGTCGGTCGATGAGACGCTGACCTTTGCCGCCCCCGCGATTGCCGACCTGCGCCAGCAGGGGGACTCACACAGCGCCGCGCTGGCGCTAATGCAGGCCGATCTGGCGCAAAACCTGCGCGTGGAGAGCGGCAAACCGCTGGTGCACCACCAGCTGATGCGCGTCGGCGAGCGGCGCTGGTACTGGTATCAGCGTTATCACCATTTGCTGGTCGATGGCTTCAGTTTCCCCGCCATAACCCGCCAGATTGCCGCTATTTATACGGCATGGCAACGTGGTGAGCCGACGCCCGCCTCGCCATTTACCCCTTTTGCTGAGGTCGTCGAAGAGTATCAACGCTATCAGAGCAGCGATGCCTTTACGCGTGATGCCGCTTTCTGGGCAGAGCAGCGGCGCGCGCTTCCGCCGCCGGTGTCGCTCTCCAGCGAACCGCTACCGGGGCGCGCGGCAACTACCGATATTCTTCGCCTCAATGTCGCCCTGGAGAGCGCAGCCTTTCGCCGCCTGAGCCAGGCGATGGCAAACACGACGCCCGCCGATCTGGCGCTGGCCTTAGTGGCGCTCTGGCTGGGCCGGCTGTGCGGACGCACCGATTATGCCGCCGGGTTTATCTTTATGCGCCGCATGGGGTCGGCAGCGCTCACCGCAACTGGCCCGGTGCTCAATGTCCTGCCGATGGGGATTCATCTGGATGGCACGCAAACGCTGCCGGAGCTGGCCAGCGACCTTGCCCGAACGCTTAAAACAATGCGCCGCCACCAGCGTTACGACGCGGAGCAGATCGTGCGCGACGCCGGGCGCGCGGCGGGGAGTGAGCCGCTGTTCGGCCCGGTGCTGAACGTCAAACTGTTTGATTACCAGCTCAGGCTCGACGGCATCCAGGGCATTACCCACACCTTAGCCACCGGGCCGGTCAACGATCTGGAGATCGCGATCTTCCCGGATGAGGCGGGCGGGCTGTCGCTGGAGGTGCTGGCGAACCGCAGCCGCTATGACGAAGCGACACTTAATACTCACGTTGCGCGCCTTGCCCAGCTGTTGCAGCAGTTTGCCGACAACCCGGCCCTGCGCTGTGGCGATGCGGAACTCTTAACCGCGAAAGAGGCGGAACAACTCTCGCAGATCAACGCTACCGCCGTGTCGCTGCCCGCCACAACTCTGAGCGAGCTGGTGGCACAGCAGGCAGCGAAAACGCCCGATGCCCCGGCGTTATCCGATGCCCGCTGGCGCTTCAGCTACCGGGAGATGCGCGAGCAAGTGGTGGCGCTGGCGAACCAGCTACGCGCGCTGGGCGTGCAGCCTGGCGACAGCGTGGCGGTTGCGCTGCCGCGCTCGGTTTTCCTGACGCTCGCGCTGCATGGCATTGTTGAAGCGGGCGCCGCCTGGCTGCCGCTCGACACCGGCTACCCCGACGATCGCCTGCGCATGATGCTGGAGGATGCTCGCCCGCGTCTTTTAATCACCACCGACGATCAGTATGCGCGCTTTGCCGATATTCCTGGGCTGGCGCACTTCTGCTACGACGCGCCGCTGGAGAGCAATGGAGCTGAGACGCTCAATCTTGCTCGCCCGGAGCAGACGGCTTATATCATCTTCACCTCCGGCTCCACCGGGCGACCAAAAGGGGTGATGGTCGGGCATACCGCCATCGTCAACCGCCTGCTGTGGATGCAGGCAGCCTACCCGCTTAGCGCTAACGATGTGGTGGCGCAAAAAACGCCGTGCAGTTTTGATGTTTCGGTGTGGGAGTTCTGGTGGCCGTTTATCGCCGGTGCCAGCCTGGTGATGGCCGAGCCGGAGGCGCACCGCGATCCGCAGGCGTTACAAGCCTTCTTTGCTGAAGCGGGTGTGACGACCACCCACTTTGTACCCTCGATGCTGGCGGCCTTTGTCGCCTCGCTGACGCCGGAAAGCGCGCAGCAGAGCTGCCGCACGCTGAAGCAGGTTTTCTGTAGCGGCGAAGCGCTGCCCGCCGATCTCTGCCGCGAGTGGGAAGCCTTAACCGGCGTGGCGCTGCATAATCTTTATGGCCCGACGGAGGCGGCAGTGGATGTCAGCTTCTATCCGGCGTATGGCGAGACGCTGGCGCAGGTGCGCGGCAACAGCGTGCCGATTGGTTACCCGGTGTGGAACACGGGGCTGCGCATTCTGGATGCGATGATGCGCCCGGTGCCGTTCGGCGTGGCGGGCGATCTCTATCTCACCGGCATTCAGCTGGCGCAGGGCTATCTTGGTCGCCCGGATCTGACCGCCAGCCGCTTTATTGCCGACCCCTTTGCGCCGGGCGAGCGCATGTACCGCACCGGCGATGTCGCCCGCTGGCTGGAGAGTGGCGCGGTGGAGTACCTCGGACGCAGCGACGATCAGCTGAAAATTCGCGGTCAGCGCATTGAACTGGGCGAGATTGACCGGGCAATGCTGGCACTGCCGGATATCGCTCAGGCGGTGGCCCATGCTTGCGTCTTTAACCAGGCGGCGGCGAGCGGCGGCGATGCCCGCCAGCTGGTTGGCTACCTGGTCTCTTCATCTGCTCAGCAACTGGATACGGCTGCACTGCTGGAGCAACTGCGCGCGCAGTTACCGGCGCATATGGTGCCGGTGCTGTTAATGCAGGTGAGCGCGCTGCCGCTTAGCGCGAACGGTAAGCTCGATCGCAAAGCGCTGCCGCTGCCCGCCTTACAAGCAGAGCAGGGCGGTCGCCCGCTCAATGCCGGAATGGAAACGCAGGTGGCACAGGCTTTTGCCGCACTGCTGGGCTGTGAAGTGAATGATGCGCAGGCGGATTTCTTCGCCCTTGGCGGCCACTCGCTGCTGGCGATGCGGCTTGCCGCACAGCTTAGTCGCCAGTGCGACCGCCAAGTGACGCCGGGGCAGATCATGGTCGCGCCGACGGTGGAGAAGCTGGCCGCACTGCTGGAACAGCCGCTCTCAAATGAGCAGGCCGGGCGGCTAGGGCTGGAAGCGGTGCTGCCGCTGCGCGAAAGCGCGGGGCCGACGCTCTTCTGCTTCCATCCGGCCTCCGGTTTCGCCTGGCAGTTCAGCGTGCTGGCGCGCTATCTTGCGCCGCGCTGGTCGATTACCGGCATTCAGTCTCCGCGCCCGGATGGGCCGCTACAGCAGGCGGCAACGCTGGATGAAGCCTGCGATCAACAGCTGGCGACGCTGCTGGCGCAGCAGCCGCACGGGCCTTACTACCTGTTTGGCTACTCCCTTGGCGGGACGCTGGCGCACAGCATTGCGGCGCGGCTGCGACAGCGCGGCGAAGAGGTGGCCTTCCTCGGGCTGCTCGATACCTGGCCGCCGGAGACACAAAACTGGGCAGAGAAGGAGGCCAACGGCCTTGATCCCGCCGTGCTGGCGGAGATTGAGCACGAGCGCCAGGCGTTTCTCGCCGCGCAGCAGGGGCAGGCCTCCACAGAACTCTTCTCGCAGATTGAGGGGAATTACGCCGATGCGGTGCGGCTGTTGACCACTGCGCACAGCGTGCCGTTTGATGGTAAAGCCACGCTGTTTGTCGCCGAGCGCACCCTGCCGCCCGGCACCGACCCGCAACGCGCCTGGGCACCCTGGGTGCGCGAGCTGGCGGTGTATCGTCAGGATTGCGCCCATGTCGATATCATCTCCCCGCAGGCGTTCGGGCAGATCGGGCCAGTGTTGAGGGAGTTATTGGAGAGGTAA